The Elephas maximus indicus isolate mEleMax1 chromosome 19, mEleMax1 primary haplotype, whole genome shotgun sequence genome contains a region encoding:
- the CCR10 gene encoding C-C chemokine receptor type 10 isoform X1 yields MGTEPAEQVSWGPYSGDDDEAYSSEPLPELCYKADVQAFSRAFQPSVSLTVAALGLAGNGLVLATHLAARRVARSPTSAHLLQLALADLLLALTLPFAAVGTLQGWSLGSATCRAISGLYSASFHAGFLFLACISADRYVAIARALPAGPRPSAPGQAHLVSAVVWLLSLLLALPALLFSRDGHREGQRRCRLIFPEGLTQTVKGASVVAQVALGFALPLSVMAACYALLGRTLLAARGLERRRALRVVVALVAAFVVLQLPYSLALLLDTADLLAARELSCPASKRKDLALLVTGALALARCGLNPVLYAFLGLRFRQDLRRLLRGGGCSPGPHPRGRCPRRPRLSSCSAPTETHSLSF; encoded by the exons ATGGGGACTGAGCCCGCAGAGCAG GTCTCCTGGGGCCCTTACTCTGGGGACGATGATGAGGCATACTCCTCTGAACCGCTGCCGGAGCTCTGCTACAAGGCAGACGTCCAGGCCTTCAGCAGGGCCTTCCAACCCAGTGTCTCCCTGACGGTGGCTGCGCTGGGTCTGGCCGGCAATGGCCTGGTTCTGGCCACCCACCTGGCAGCCCGCCGCGTGGCCCGCTCTCCCACCTCAGCCCACCTGCTCCAGCTGGCCCTGGCCGACCTCCTGCTGGCATTGACCCTGCCTTTTGCCGCAGTCGGGACTCTGCAGGGCTGGAGCCTGGGCAGTGCCACCTGCCGCGCCATCTCCGGCCTCTACTCTGCCTCCTTCCACGCCGGCTTCCTCTTCTTGGCCTGTATCAGCGCCGACCGCTACGTGGCCATTGCGCGGGCCCTCCCGGCCGGGCCGCGGCCTTCTGCACCAGGCCAGGCGCACTTGGTCTCAGCCGTTGTGTGGCTGCTGTCACTTCTCCTGGCGCTGCCCGCGCTCCTCTTCAGCCGGGACGGGCACCGGGAAGGCCAGCGGCGCTGCCGCCTCATCTTCCCCGAGGGCCTTACGCAGACGGTGAAGGGGGCAAGTGTCGTGGCGCAGGTGGCCCTGGGCTTCGCACTGCCGCTGAGCGTCATGGCGGCCTGCTACGCCCTCCTCGGCCGCACGTTGCTGGCCGCCAGGGGGCTGGAGCGCCGGCGCGCGCTACGCGTCGTGGTGGCTCTGGTGGCTGCCTTCGTGGTGCTGCAGCTGCCCTACAGCCTCGCCCTGCTGCTGGATACCGCCGATCTGTTGGCTGCTCGCGAGCTGAGCTGCCCAGCCAGCAAGCGCAAGGATCTAGCTCTGCTGGTGACCGGCGCCTTGGCCCTCGCCCGCTGCGGCCTCAACCCTGTGCTCTACGCCTTTCTGGGGCTGCGCTTCCGCCAGGACCTCCGGAGGCTGCTGCGGGGTGGGGGCTGCAGTCCAGGGCCTCACCCTCGCGGCCGCTGCCCCCGTCGGCCCCGCCTGTCTTCCTGCTCCGCTCCCACTGAGACCCACAGTCTCTCCTTTTAG
- the CCR10 gene encoding C-C chemokine receptor type 10 isoform X2, translating into MGRRVSWGPYSGDDDEAYSSEPLPELCYKADVQAFSRAFQPSVSLTVAALGLAGNGLVLATHLAARRVARSPTSAHLLQLALADLLLALTLPFAAVGTLQGWSLGSATCRAISGLYSASFHAGFLFLACISADRYVAIARALPAGPRPSAPGQAHLVSAVVWLLSLLLALPALLFSRDGHREGQRRCRLIFPEGLTQTVKGASVVAQVALGFALPLSVMAACYALLGRTLLAARGLERRRALRVVVALVAAFVVLQLPYSLALLLDTADLLAARELSCPASKRKDLALLVTGALALARCGLNPVLYAFLGLRFRQDLRRLLRGGGCSPGPHPRGRCPRRPRLSSCSAPTETHSLSF; encoded by the exons ATGGGGAGAAGG GTCTCCTGGGGCCCTTACTCTGGGGACGATGATGAGGCATACTCCTCTGAACCGCTGCCGGAGCTCTGCTACAAGGCAGACGTCCAGGCCTTCAGCAGGGCCTTCCAACCCAGTGTCTCCCTGACGGTGGCTGCGCTGGGTCTGGCCGGCAATGGCCTGGTTCTGGCCACCCACCTGGCAGCCCGCCGCGTGGCCCGCTCTCCCACCTCAGCCCACCTGCTCCAGCTGGCCCTGGCCGACCTCCTGCTGGCATTGACCCTGCCTTTTGCCGCAGTCGGGACTCTGCAGGGCTGGAGCCTGGGCAGTGCCACCTGCCGCGCCATCTCCGGCCTCTACTCTGCCTCCTTCCACGCCGGCTTCCTCTTCTTGGCCTGTATCAGCGCCGACCGCTACGTGGCCATTGCGCGGGCCCTCCCGGCCGGGCCGCGGCCTTCTGCACCAGGCCAGGCGCACTTGGTCTCAGCCGTTGTGTGGCTGCTGTCACTTCTCCTGGCGCTGCCCGCGCTCCTCTTCAGCCGGGACGGGCACCGGGAAGGCCAGCGGCGCTGCCGCCTCATCTTCCCCGAGGGCCTTACGCAGACGGTGAAGGGGGCAAGTGTCGTGGCGCAGGTGGCCCTGGGCTTCGCACTGCCGCTGAGCGTCATGGCGGCCTGCTACGCCCTCCTCGGCCGCACGTTGCTGGCCGCCAGGGGGCTGGAGCGCCGGCGCGCGCTACGCGTCGTGGTGGCTCTGGTGGCTGCCTTCGTGGTGCTGCAGCTGCCCTACAGCCTCGCCCTGCTGCTGGATACCGCCGATCTGTTGGCTGCTCGCGAGCTGAGCTGCCCAGCCAGCAAGCGCAAGGATCTAGCTCTGCTGGTGACCGGCGCCTTGGCCCTCGCCCGCTGCGGCCTCAACCCTGTGCTCTACGCCTTTCTGGGGCTGCGCTTCCGCCAGGACCTCCGGAGGCTGCTGCGGGGTGGGGGCTGCAGTCCAGGGCCTCACCCTCGCGGCCGCTGCCCCCGTCGGCCCCGCCTGTCTTCCTGCTCCGCTCCCACTGAGACCCACAGTCTCTCCTTTTAG